A genomic segment from Leguminivora glycinivorella isolate SPB_JAAS2020 chromosome 27, LegGlyc_1.1, whole genome shotgun sequence encodes:
- the LOC125240223 gene encoding golgin subfamily A member 5-like codes for MSPSPESAGTSGAGDKVKPAPEAPSAPAAEITTPETKKAQSITQKAKTKVTKPPVTETSTVPTKKYVSRLSEAKANLDKANERLKESGNIKTIIKVEVKQALERLYALVKEAEAELARERGKGTNATKPATPTEPEDKTAQPDPTLEIESREKDVRERFNKMEEYMKENERRMIESERRQSEHIKKMDELKIALEEHKENMKGATYASVTATRPNHPQRSTLHSVVVTSTDETETGEAVLEKVRKTVDAKDGWIRVEKVRKAKDRKVIMGFETTEERKKALERLSKEGTNLCVEEVKNKDPQLILRNVLQINTDEDIKKALRNQNRGIFHDLSTEEDRVEIRYRRKTRNPHTSNIIISVSPSIWRRVMDIGSVHIDLQRVRAEDQSPWYSVLAAWDSGTAKGFAKRRSTSAAIAVGRT; via the coding sequence ATGTCACCAAGTCCGGAGTCCGCGGGGACGTCGGGAGCAGGCGACAAGGTGAAGCCAGCTCCAGAGGCCCCCTCGGCGCCGGCGGCGGAAATCACTACACCGGAAACTAAGAAAGCCCAAAGCATCACACAAAAGGCAAAAACAAAAGTGACCAAGCCGCCGGTGACAGAAACTTCCACCGTCCCGACAAAAAAGTACGTGAGTAGACTTTCAGAAGCCAAGGCCAATTTGGACAAAGCAAACGAGCGTCTAAAGGAATCGGGCAATatcaaaacaataattaaagtgGAAGTAAAACAAGCCCTAGAGCGACTATACGCACTAGTAAAGGAGGCGGAGGCAGAACTGGCTAGAGAGAGAGGAAAAGGGACCAACGCGACAAAGCCGGCGACTCCAACAGAGCCAGAAGACAAAACCGCACAACCGGATCCCACGCTGGAAATAGAATCGAGAGAGAAGGATGTGAGAGAAAGATTTAACAAAATGGAAGAGtatatgaaagaaaacgaaaggaGAATGATAGAGAGTGAAAGAAGACAGAGTGAACAcataaaaaagatggatgaaCTGAAGATAGCGCTAGAGGAGCACAAGGAGAACATGAAAGGGGCCACATATGCCAGCGTGACAGCGACGCGTCCAAATCACCCTCAACGAAGCACTCTGCACTCGGTTGTAGTCACATCAACCGATGAAACGGAAACTGGTGAGGCCGTACTGGAGAAAGTCAGAAAGACAGTCGACGCGAAAGACGGATGGATAAGAGTGGAGAAAGTGAGAAAAGCCAAAGACAGGAAAGTAATCATGGGATTCGAAACCACGGAGGAGAGAAAAAAGGCACTGGAAAGGCTTTCGAAAGAAGGAACAAACTTGTGCGTAGAGGAAGTGAAAAACAAAGACCCCCAACTGATCCTCAGAAACGTCCTACAAATAAATACTGacgaagatattaaaaaagCCCTGAGGAATCAGAACAGGGGGATTTTCCATGACCTCAGCACAGAAGAGGACCGCGTGGAGATCAGGTATAGGCGGAAAACCAGAAATCCACACACAAGCAACATAATAATCAGTGTGTCGCCGTCCATATGGCGTAGAGTGATGGATATTGGCAGCGTACATATCGATCTCCAACGAGTCAGAGCCGAAGATCAATCCCCCTGGTACAGTGTACTCGCTGCTTGGGATTCGGGCACGGCAAAAGGTTTTGCAAAGAGGCGGTCGACCTCTGCAGCCATTGCGGTGGGCCGCACCTGA